From the Magnetococcales bacterium genome, the window ACTCCCGCAGGGTGTATAACTGCCAGGACATATGGCCCAGGGCGGCCAGCAGGGCGGTGTGGAAAAAAAATCCCAGGTGCAGGGATTGCCCAACCCACAGCAGCAACAGCAGGGTGATGCCATAGAGGAGGGCCACGGCAAGACGGTCATGGCGTCCAAACAGGATGGCGGTCGATTTGACGCCGATCTTGCGATCATCTTCCCGGTCCAGCATGGCATAGATGGTATCATAGCCCGCCGCCCAGGTCAGGGTGGCGGCAAAGGTGAGCCAGGCCGCGAGGGGTGTGGCGTTGCTGGCGGCGGCCCACCCCATGATGACGCCCCAGCCAAAGGCGGCGCCCATGACGAACTGGGGCAGGTGCATGAATCGTTTGGTGTACGGATAGAAAAGGGCCAACCCGGCGCCAACGAACGAGAGTTGGATGGTCAGGGTGTTCAACAGTTGAACCAGGGCGAATGCGCCTAGCAGCAGAACCAGGAGGAGCAGACGCGCCGGCCAGATACCTATGCGCCGGGCGGCCAGGGGTCGTTCGCGGGTGCGTTCGACATGGGGATCGAAGTTGCGGTCGGCCAGATCGTTGGCCACGCAACCGGCGGAACGCATCAAAAAGGTTCCCACACCAAAAATCAGGTAGAGGAACCCATCCGGGTCGTGGGGTGCGGCTGCGGTCAAGGCCCACCAGGAGGGCCACAGAAGCAGCCAAGTGCCGATGGGTTTATCCACCCGCATCAAGAGGAGCATTTCACGGAGCAGAACCATGGATCTCTTCATGACCAATTTTCGTAACGATTCACCACCCGGCAACAACGAATCGGGGTCCAGGGGGCTGGCTCCCTGGCAGGTCCAGGACAGAGTCCTGGTGGGGTTCGGGGCGAAGCCCTGACCAAGGCTTTCATATCAAAGCTTTTCTTGCAAGGGTGCTGAGTAGTTACCAATTTTCTTCCACAAAGAGAAGGGCCTGATAAAAAGGGATATTTTTCCATTCAGCGAACAGGGGGTGGTGGCGCAGGCGCTCCCGGGTGGTGGCTGGCGAAGCGAGACCGCAGAGGAACCGGGTAACCTGACGCGGGTGGGACAGGGACGGGTATTGTTCGTCGCGCAGGGAGAGCACCTGCCTGACCGCAGCGGCGCCCAGGGTTTGTGGGCGTGGCGCGGGAATGGTGACGGGTTTTTCCCCGGGGGAGCAGCAGCGGTCGCAATGACCGCAGGCGTCGTGGGTCTCGCCAAAATAGGCGAGCAGATGTTGAGTGCGGCATTGTGTGTGGCTGGCGAACGCCAACATGGCGGCGACACGCGCCATGTCGAGTTCCTCCCGTTTCATGAAGCGGGCATGGAGGGATTTCCAGAGTGATTCCTGGTCGTTGGGGAGGCGCAGGAGGCGGAATCCTTCCCGCACTCCCATGCTTTCCAACTCGATATCCCCCTGTTGCGCCAGATACTCCAGGGCAGCGATGACCCGGTCACGCGGCTGCTGCAAGACCCGGCTGGTCTCATGGGCATCCAGGGTGAACCATTTGATCTTTTTTTGGGCCTGGCGGAACACCCCCCGCAGAAAGGCCGCCCGTTGGGGATTGAAGCGGGCCAGAATCTCAGCCGATGATTTGCGGGGTTGAAACCGGTAGAGGGAGTAGAACGGACCGGTGGCTTGCATGATTCCCTCCAGTTCCAGATAGGTCATCAGGGTTTTGATGACCACGGGCCGGATGTCATGGCGGTTTGCAAGCTCTTGGATGGAAACGTGAAAGAAGGTGCCAAGGCCCAACAGTTCCTGGACCAGGGAGGCGATGCTTGTGTCGGTGGGAGTGTCGCCATAAGTGAAATTTTCCAGGACGACCCTGTCCTCGGCACACGCCAGCAATTCGCAGTGGGAGGTCAATCCGTCGCGACCGGCGCGGCCAATCTCCTGGGCATAGCTTTCCAATCCTTTGGGCAGATTGTAGTGATAGATGGCGCGAATGTTGGATTTGTCCAGTCCCATGCCAAAGGCGATGGTGGCCACGACGATGGTATCGTTGGCGGCCATGAAGCGATCCTGCACGCGATGCCGGTTTTCGGCATCCATGCCGGCGTGGTAGGCGAGGGCCTTGAGGCCGTGTTCGGAGAGAAAATGGGCCACTTTGTCGGCGGTATGTTGCAGGGTGACATAGACGATCGCCGGTTCCGGGGGTTGGCTGCGCAAACGTTGCAGGAGCAGTTGCTGGCGTTTGTCCTCATCCTCCGGGGCCGGGGTGACGCGCAGAAAGAGGTTGGAGCGGTAGAAACCGGTCTGGACGACATCATCGGGGGCGATGGCGAAGGCCTCCGAGATGGAGCGGGCCACGGGAGGGGTGGCGGTGGCGGTCAGTGCCAGGATGCGGGGGATGCCCAGGGTGCGGGCGAGTTGGGCGATTTTCAGATAATCGGGCCGGAAGTTGTGGCCCCACTCGCTGATGCAGTGGGCCTCGTCCACGGCCAGCAGGGCGATCCGCCATCGTTTGAGCGACTGTAAAAATCGTTCATTGCCGAGACGTTCCGGTGATATGTAGAGCAGTTTGATCTCTCCGGCGGTCAGGGCGGCAAACACCTGCCGGGATTGTTCGCCATCCAGGGTGGAGTCCAGGCGGGCGGCTGCCACCCCCCGACTGATGAGAAAATCGATCTGGTCTTTCATCAAGGCGATCAGCGGCGAAATGACCAGGGTCAGGCCATCCAGCAGCAATGCTGGCAACTGGTAGCACAAGCTTTTGCCGCCGCTGGTGGGAAAAATGGCCAAAACCGAACGTGTGGCGAGTAATTTCTCGATGACGGCGCGTTGTCCGTCACGGAAATGGGCGAAGCCAAAGACTTTTTCCATGCAAGCGGTGATGTCGCTCTCAGTGGTCGGTCGGGATGATGGGTCCATGGGTTTTAATCAAACTCCGCGGATACAAACCGCAGTACGTTACAGTTCTCCTTGATGGTCCGTTGGATGGCAGCATCGAAGCCACCCTTTCCGGTGGCCTGAATCTCTATGGATATTTTGACCTCCATCCCCATGCGCGAGGTGAATAGCTGAACGACTTCATCGACGATGGTGGCAAAATCGATCTTGGCTTTTATCGGATCCAGATTGACCGTGCCATAAAAATGTTTTTTCACGGTGGGTTGTTGGGCAAGGGGTTGCCCGGGTTGTCCACTGGCCCCTCCTGACCGCGATGGGCCAGCGACCGACGGAGTGATCGCATGGTTCTTGTCATCCCCATTCGGAGAGGCGTTGCCATTCTTTTTCTGTTTTTCCGTCTCCTGTTCCTGGCGCAGTTTTTCCTGATAGCGTGTTGCTGTTTCCCGTTCGATCAAGATGGCGGATGCGTCCAATGGGGTTGGACCCGATTGCCCAAAAACGAATCCGGGATAGCGCTCCCTTTCGATTCCGGTCGCGTAGCCAAAAAAATCTCGCGACGCAACGCCCTGGGTCATGACTTTCTTGAAGACGTCGTCGTTGACCATTCTGGGCAGGTAGAGGTAGTGGCAGGTGTCCTGCCACACCTTGAGGGCGGAAACTTCGGTCATGCCAGCCCTGAAATACCATTGACGCAGAACGTGCCCAAGATGAATCGGAGACCACTCCTTGATCAGCCACTCCTCGGCAACGGATTTTTCTTCGATGGCTTTGGTCAAGTCAGGCGCTGTCGGAGAGATGGCAACCACCTCCCACTCCAGGATAGGTTTACCGAGAACAAACTTTTCGTGCGGGTTGATCAGCCAGCGATAGGCCTCGCGCAGCAGGCGCTGCAAGCTTTGTTCGGCCTCTTTTTTTTGTTCTTTGGCCTGCCGGACCTGAATGGTGTTCAGAACGATACGCTCTTTTTCGATATCCAGGACAATCGAGTTCCAGGCCAGATAGTTTCGGCCCTGATCCCATACCCGGGAGACGACATCGTAGTCAGCGGCCAGGAACAGGATACGGTTTTGTTTTTGCCGTGGCTGATCACCCCGTTTGCGCAGGATCTCCCCGGCGGCGACCAGGGCGGCATTGGCAGGCCCTTTGTGGCCCTTGTGATAACTCACCGAGGGGGTCAGAACGACCAGGCGCGGTCCTGATCCGTATTCATCGGGGATGTCCGAGCCTGGAGTGAAAACATGGGCGCCACCCAGCACGCCACCTTTCCCGACCATTTTTTCCATCCTTGCCCGCAAGAGCGGCAGCACATCCTCCTGATCCTTGAAGCGCTGTTTGCGGGATTCCATTTCCCGTCTAAGGTTTGGGGTCAGACCAAACCAAAACCGATCATTTTCGACGTTGAGATAGTTGAGCTGGTCCAACAAACGTTTGAGAACGTCTTTGTAGTGTCCCAGGGGTTGATCGGGTCGTCCCACCCCCAACAGGATGCGTCCTTGTTCGACGCCTCTGGAAGTTTGTCTGGCAGCACCGGGGGCCGTTGCGAGAAAAATGGTTCGGGTCACCCGCCGGGCGGCCTGGATTTTTCCGAAACGGGCTTCATCGCCCTCGATATCGGCTGGTTTTGATTTTTCCCCGTCGATATCCCGATCGATCACCGGATCCCAACCCTGGGGCAGATAATCCAGGCATTTATTGCGCACTGCGGCATCGAAGAGCGGCAAGGCGCCGGGCATCACCAGGGGGTCGCTGTTGCCATCCTTCCACAGGCGATGAATCACCTGGGCGAGCAGTTGCAACACGCCACGGGTGCGCTGGAACCCTTGCAGGGTGGACCAATCCTCATAGAGGCGATCGAAAATTTCCGGGTGGATAGGGTAGGCCTGCCGCATCCTTTCGAGATAGCGTGACTCCTGGGTCTCGTTGGGCAGATCGGCCTTGTTGGCCACGTAGAAATCGGCAAAGGCCTGGCAACTTTGTTCCATGCCAAGCGGATCCTCGATACGATCGAAAAGGCGACGGCGCACAATGCTGAAGGCTTCATCCTTGGAAACCGGTTTCCATATTTTTTGAATCCGCCGAAAGTGGTTCTCCAACTGCGCCAGGACGATTTGCCCGCGCCCCTCACCCGCGTGGGAAGAGTCCGGCAGGGAGGCCAGCAGCACCGCCCTGGGCACCGATTTGATCCCCTCGGTCAAGGCCTGGATGAAGGTCATGTTGGTTTCGAAGGATCCCGCCGGGTAGGTCTTGCCTTCCTGAAACTGCCGATAGAAGGCCACCAGTTCATCCATGAGGATAACGCAGGGTGCGACCCGGGACAGCATGTCGATCAACGTGTCTTTGTCCGGGGATGTTCCCGACTCGTCGGCGCTGCGGACCATGGCGTAGGAGGACTCCCCGCCCAACTGCCACGCGAGTTCCCCCCAGAGGGTATGGCAGGTGACGGCGCCGTGGGTTTTGGGTTTGGCAACGTTCAGGTTGATGCCGTCGATGACCGCCATGCGGGCCGGTTGCAGACCCGTAACACCGATTTTGTCCAACAAGGGTGGAATGCCATGGAGGTCGCTGGCAGGCGTTTTGCCCCGAGCCAGATGGTAGACTGCCAACATGGTGTGGGTTTTTCCCCCACCAAAAGCGGTTTGCAGTTGGATCACCGGATCCCCGCCTTGCCCGGCCAGACGCCGCACGACGCTGTCCAGGAGCAACGCCATCCCTTCGGTGATGAAGGTGCGGGAGAAAAACGGCGCCGGATCCTGATATGCCTGTGCCGCCTTGTTTTGGTGGACCTGGGAGATATCCGCCGCGAACTCGGACTCCTGGAAAGTGCCTTTGAGAATATCCTGATGGGGGACGGCGATTCCACGCCAAGGGGTGATGGTCATTTTTCAGGCCTCCATTCAGGCAACAGTCCAAGAAACCGAACGGGCATGGGTCGCAACCTCCAGAACCCGAACCCGAGGATCCACGCTTTTGAGCAATCTTTTGAGCTTCATTTGCACGTTGGACGGATCCACCAGGCGGGGGAACAGTTTTGAGCGCCTGACGGGCTGCTCCAGATGCAGCACGATTCTCAGCGATGCAGAGGCCAACGCAGAGCGTGCAAACGATTTTTCCGAGGAGTCATGGGCATTCCTGGCAGCAGCCACAAGCCCTGCCAACGAATCGCGAACCTTGGCGGCCACTTCATCTCCCAGGTCACTGGGTTTGGTCCGTGGGCGGATTCGGTAATCCTTTACCTCGATGACCCATAGCGTCCGTCCTTGTCGCTGAGCCCCATTGTGTCCAATAGCGAGGATGTCCACCGCCTTCGTTCCGCCACAACAACCATTGAACTGGTTCCTGTAGAACGACCAATCATCATATTTCACGGCATCCCATTGCCCTGGGAAGGTGAATGTCAGTCTGCCTTCCGTAATGGCCGTCATGTCATTCACCTTCCAAGTAGCGGTCTGCCTGCAACAGCTCCTCGTCCAGGGCCGCAATGGGATCAACATCCCCACTGCTGTCGCCCTGGCTCACCGTCACGCCATCATCCAAGGTGTTGAGGGCGAAATAGCGTGTCCTGACCCCAGGCTGGGGCTGGCTCGCCAGAAGGATATCGAACTCCTTGAGCAAAAACAGGCTGTGCGTGGCGACGAATACTTGAATGCCATTGCGGCAAAGATCCAGGATAGTTTGGGCCATCAGGCGGATCAGACGGGGGTTGAGGTTGGTTTCCGGCTCGTCCCAAAACAGCACCCCCTGGTCCAGCAGGGTACCGGTGGCGATCAGCCGGCTGACCATGCCGAGTTTTCGCAACCCTTCAGCCACCAGGGGCATTTCCAAGTTCCCTTTCCCGGGCAGGTTGAGATAAAAACGCCCGGTCTTGTCGAGAACAATCTTCCCCCCCATGGCTTCTTCCAGTGGGGTCAGAAGCTTCCGAACGGTAGATTCCCTGGATCCTTTGATGGACGGCGCACCGAGCAGCAGACAGGTATCGCGGTAGGTTTCCTCGAACTCCAGATACCGTTCTTCGTAAAGGCTGACAAACTTCGGAAAGATTGTCAGCAACTCCCGGGTGGGGAAAAAGGCGGGCGACTTGTCAGCCCACTCCGTTGGCAATTGCGATATGTTGACCTCAGACTTGCTCTGGTAGGCAAAATCAAAAGCGATATTTCGGCCTGGAGCTGCAAATTCAGCTTCCACCTCGCAACGTTCCCGGCCCTGCTTACGGCGCGCCAGCCTGCCCAGGCTATCGGGCCGGAAGACATGGACCAGCTTTTCGGCCAACCGTGGCTGCATGGCTGTCTTGGTCGGGGCATCGGTCATGCCCTTGCGCCCCTCTTCCGCGCTGACGGCATGAAGCGCATAGGCCAGCTTGAGCAGATGGCTCTTGCCGGTGCCGTTGACTCCGACCACCACATTCAAGCCTGGGGAAAAGGAAAGGTCGGCCTGTTCAAAGACCGTGAAATTGGTCAGTTGCAATCGGTTGATCATATCCGGATCCTACAGATCCAAAGTGAGTTGAGTTCCAAGGTGGCCGACCTCGTGGGAGGCCCTGGCGATGCCATGCCAGGAGGTGATCAGTTCGTTGTAGGCGCGGGCGTCGTCGGCCCACTTTTTTCGTTCGCACAGGGTGTAGAGGTGGTAGGCCAGTTGGCGGATCGCCTCGGCGCGTTCCGGCATACGGGCCAGCAATCGACCAGATTCCGACTCCCCCTGTTTATCCAAAGCGTGGATCAAGTGGTGCAGGACTCCCCAAACAGGGGTGCGGTCATCTTGTTTTGGATCCCAAGCGTCCGGGTATTCTTTCCACCTCAGCAGCCGCACCTTGCCACCGCCGGATTCGATGACCCCGGCATCTCGGACCCCATCAACGCTGGTACCTTTAGCCCTGGAGAGGGTGTCCGCCGTGCCAAAAGGTCCGGCTGTCCAGCCGTATTCATCAAACCAGGTGGAGCAAAAAAGCGTATCGCTATCAAAGCTGCCGGAATCCGGGGTCAGAAAGTCGGTAATTTCTCGGTTGATGAGGATTAATGCGTCGTGAATCGGCATGGGGGTGCCATCCTGGTTGAGGACGGCACTATATTTCGAGTAGATCCCCATGCCTGGTCCAATGGCCGCCTGGGTCAAGTCCACCGGAGCGACGGGTGCCGTGCCCGCCTTGCCGCCAATCATGGTCTCCAGGGCTTCTGGCAAGGTATCCCGTAATTCGCGCTGGAAGTCGCGGCGGGAGATGGTCGCGGCATTATTGTCGCGCTTGCGACAGACCAGGATGATCGAGGAAGCCAGGGCATTGGTTCCGATGCCAATGGAACGTGCCCCTCGTTCCGTTCGCACGGGCCAAGTGCCGGTGATACCAAACCCGGCCTGAATGATCGCTTCCAGAAAGGTTTCCCAACCTGTGGATGTGGTCCCGCTATCCTTGGTTTCGGACTGTTTGAAAGCGTAGTAGATGGTGACCGGGAAACCGGGATGGGACTGTTCAGCCAAATTGTGAATGGCCTTGCTCATCCCATTCATGAAAAAGGCTTCGGCCTTCTCTTTGGAACCATGACGATAGGGCGTGGCCACTAACTCCTCAGCTTTGGGCACGGCCAATGTAGAAAACAACTCGGGATAAATGGATTTTAGCGAACGGCGCAGCCAAACGTAGAAAAAATCAGAAAGATCAGCGTAGCCGATGTTGTCATAGTATGGCGGGTCAGTCGAGACAATTCTATCCGTGGATATGGTTTGATTTTGAGCATCTCGTTGGTCAACCCTGGCTGAATAATTGGAATTACTTTTATTTAATACTCTTATCATATTATTTAATGACGTTGTGTAGTCTCCAGCCATACCCGA encodes:
- the ubiA gene encoding 4-hydroxybenzoate octaprenyltransferase, which encodes MKRSMVLLREMLLLMRVDKPIGTWLLLWPSWWALTAAAPHDPDGFLYLIFGVGTFLMRSAGCVANDLADRNFDPHVERTRERPLAARRIGIWPARLLLLVLLLGAFALVQLLNTLTIQLSFVGAGLALFYPYTKRFMHLPQFVMGAAFGWGVIMGWAAASNATPLAAWLTFAATLTWAAGYDTIYAMLDREDDRKIGVKSTAILFGRHDRLAVALLYGITLLLLLWVGQSLHLGFFFHTALLAALGHMSWQLYTLREYHRPKVFRAFLSNRWTGLIILAGFALG
- a CDS encoding RecQ family ATP-dependent DNA helicase; the encoded protein is MEKVFGFAHFRDGQRAVIEKLLATRSVLAIFPTSGGKSLCYQLPALLLDGLTLVISPLIALMKDQIDFLISRGVAAARLDSTLDGEQSRQVFAALTAGEIKLLYISPERLGNERFLQSLKRWRIALLAVDEAHCISEWGHNFRPDYLKIAQLARTLGIPRILALTATATPPVARSISEAFAIAPDDVVQTGFYRSNLFLRVTPAPEDEDKRQQLLLQRLRSQPPEPAIVYVTLQHTADKVAHFLSEHGLKALAYHAGMDAENRHRVQDRFMAANDTIVVATIAFGMGLDKSNIRAIYHYNLPKGLESYAQEIGRAGRDGLTSHCELLACAEDRVVLENFTYGDTPTDTSIASLVQELLGLGTFFHVSIQELANRHDIRPVVIKTLMTYLELEGIMQATGPFYSLYRFQPRKSSAEILARFNPQRAAFLRGVFRQAQKKIKWFTLDAHETSRVLQQPRDRVIAALEYLAQQGDIELESMGVREGFRLLRLPNDQESLWKSLHARFMKREELDMARVAAMLAFASHTQCRTQHLLAYFGETHDACGHCDRCCSPGEKPVTIPAPRPQTLGAAAVRQVLSLRDEQYPSLSHPRQVTRFLCGLASPATTRERLRHHPLFAEWKNIPFYQALLFVEENW
- a CDS encoding ATP-binding protein: MTITPWRGIAVPHQDILKGTFQESEFAADISQVHQNKAAQAYQDPAPFFSRTFITEGMALLLDSVVRRLAGQGGDPVIQLQTAFGGGKTHTMLAVYHLARGKTPASDLHGIPPLLDKIGVTGLQPARMAVIDGINLNVAKPKTHGAVTCHTLWGELAWQLGGESSYAMVRSADESGTSPDKDTLIDMLSRVAPCVILMDELVAFYRQFQEGKTYPAGSFETNMTFIQALTEGIKSVPRAVLLASLPDSSHAGEGRGQIVLAQLENHFRRIQKIWKPVSKDEAFSIVRRRLFDRIEDPLGMEQSCQAFADFYVANKADLPNETQESRYLERMRQAYPIHPEIFDRLYEDWSTLQGFQRTRGVLQLLAQVIHRLWKDGNSDPLVMPGALPLFDAAVRNKCLDYLPQGWDPVIDRDIDGEKSKPADIEGDEARFGKIQAARRVTRTIFLATAPGAARQTSRGVEQGRILLGVGRPDQPLGHYKDVLKRLLDQLNYLNVENDRFWFGLTPNLRREMESRKQRFKDQEDVLPLLRARMEKMVGKGGVLGGAHVFTPGSDIPDEYGSGPRLVVLTPSVSYHKGHKGPANAALVAAGEILRKRGDQPRQKQNRILFLAADYDVVSRVWDQGRNYLAWNSIVLDIEKERIVLNTIQVRQAKEQKKEAEQSLQRLLREAYRWLINPHEKFVLGKPILEWEVVAISPTAPDLTKAIEEKSVAEEWLIKEWSPIHLGHVLRQWYFRAGMTEVSALKVWQDTCHYLYLPRMVNDDVFKKVMTQGVASRDFFGYATGIERERYPGFVFGQSGPTPLDASAILIERETATRYQEKLRQEQETEKQKKNGNASPNGDDKNHAITPSVAGPSRSGGASGQPGQPLAQQPTVKKHFYGTVNLDPIKAKIDFATIVDEVVQLFTSRMGMEVKISIEIQATGKGGFDAAIQRTIKENCNVLRFVSAEFD
- a CDS encoding AAA family ATPase, with the protein product MINRLQLTNFTVFEQADLSFSPGLNVVVGVNGTGKSHLLKLAYALHAVSAEEGRKGMTDAPTKTAMQPRLAEKLVHVFRPDSLGRLARRKQGRERCEVEAEFAAPGRNIAFDFAYQSKSEVNISQLPTEWADKSPAFFPTRELLTIFPKFVSLYEERYLEFEETYRDTCLLLGAPSIKGSRESTVRKLLTPLEEAMGGKIVLDKTGRFYLNLPGKGNLEMPLVAEGLRKLGMVSRLIATGTLLDQGVLFWDEPETNLNPRLIRLMAQTILDLCRNGIQVFVATHSLFLLKEFDILLASQPQPGVRTRYFALNTLDDGVTVSQGDSSGDVDPIAALDEELLQADRYLEGE